Proteins encoded within one genomic window of Elephas maximus indicus isolate mEleMax1 chromosome 21, mEleMax1 primary haplotype, whole genome shotgun sequence:
- the CDT1 gene encoding DNA replication factor Cdt1, with protein sequence MAQRRVTDFFARRRSGPPACLPRAKQALRTPSPAKPAPGVPAPALSDPPGGSRKRARPAADPARDEPAPPARRRLRLAPPPAPEPADPVPSPSSSVASGSPARSPLSKKIKKATIPAGQLPCLAAQGDKIPRKDTVSELQACLQRARELGARVQALRAHSQEEDAEKSAMPEPERGPVEPCGEKVPAYQRFHVLAQPGIPGLALPYKYQMLAEMFRSMDTVVGMLYNRAEAVTFAKVKQGVQDMMRRRFEERNVGQIKTVYPASYRFRQERNIPTFKDGIKRSDYQLTIEPLLDQEASGVAPQLTASRLLQRRHIFSQNLVARVKEHHKAFLATLDPPMEVPEDQLTRWHPRFNVDEVPDIEPAELPRPPPTEKLATAQEVLARARSLMSPRMEKALSDLALRTAEPSSPGSPCPVLPANPPATPSALKGVSQALLERIRVKEAQKQLAQMTRRPEQEQRLRRLERLPELARVLRGIFVSERKPALTMEVACARMVGSYHTPMSPGDMEQHLQLLAELLPDWLSLHHIRTDTYLKLDKAADLAGLTVRLARLARTEEGL encoded by the exons ATGGCGCAGCGCCGCGTCACCGACTTCTTTGCGCGCCGTCGCAGCGGTCCCCCAGCCTGTCTGCCGCGGGCCAAACAGGCCCTGCGCACCCCGAGCCCTGCGAAGCCGGCGCCCGGCGTTCCGGCCCCCGCTCTGAGTGACCCGCCTGGTGGCAGCCGCAAGCGCGCCCGCCCCGCCGCCGACCCCGCGCGCGATGAGCCCGCGCCGCCCGCGCGCAGGAGGCTGCGGCTGGCACCGCCGCCCGCCCCGGAGCCGGCCGACCCg gtccccagccccagctcctCTGTAGCCTCTGGCTCTCCAGCCCGCTCTCCTCTGAGTAAGAAGATAAAGAAGGCCACCATCCCAGCAGGCCAGCTGCCCTGCCTGGCAGCCCAGGGGGACAAG ATCCCCAGGAAGGACACCGTCTCTGAGCTTCAGGCCTGCCTGCAGCGGGCACGGGAGCTGGGTGCACGAGTCCAGGCGCTGAGGGCCCATTCCCAGGAGGAAGATGCTGAGAAGTCTGCCATGCCAGAGCCTGAGAGGGGTCCAGTGGAGCCATG TGGCGAGAAGGTGCCCGCCTACCAGCGCTTCCATGTCCTTGCCCAGCCTGGCATCCCAGGCCTGGCCCTGCCCTACAAGTACCAGATGCTGGCTGAGATGTTTCGCAGCATGGACACTGTTGTGGGCATGCTATACAACCGCGCCGAGGCTGTGACTTTCGCTAAGGTCAAGCAGGGTGTCCAGGACATGATGCGTAG GCGCTTTGAGGAGCGCAACGTGGGCCAGATCAAAACCGTGTATCCTGCTTCCTATCGCTTCCGCCAGGAGCGCAACATTCCCACATTCAAGGATGGCATCAAGAGGTCGGACTATCAGCTCACCATTGAGCCGCTGCTGGACCAGG AGGCCAGCGGGGTGGCCCCCCAGCTCACGGCATCTCGGCTCTTGCAGCGGCGGCACATCTTCAGCCAGAACCTGGTGGCTCGGGTCAAGGAACATCACAAG GCCTTCCTGGCCACCCTAGAtcctcccatggaggtgcctgAGGACCAGCTGACCCGCTGGCACCCACGCTTCAATGTGGATGAGGTGCCTGACATCGAGCCGGCAGAGCTGCCACGGCCACCCCCTACAGAGAAGCTGGCCACTGCCCAGGAGGTGCTGGCCCGAGCCCGAAGCTTAATGTCACCCAGG ATGGAGAAGGCCTTGAGTGACCTGGCTTTGCGTACAGCCGAGCCCAGCAGCCCCGGGtccccctgcccagtcctgccagcCAACCCGCCTGCCACCCCCAGCGCCCTGAAGGGGGTGTCTCAGGCCCTGCTGGAACGG ATCCGGGTCAAGGAGGCACAGAAGCAGCTGGCACAGATGACACGGCGCCCAGAGCAGGAGCAGCGGCTGCGGCGGCTTGAGCGGCTGCCTGAGCTGGCCCGTGTGCTGCGTGGCATCTTCGTGTCTGAACGGAAACCGGCACTCACCATGGAGGTGGCCTGTGCCAGGATGGTGGGCAGCTACCACACCCCCATGAGCCCTG GGGATATGGAGCAACACCTGCAGCTGCTCGCTGAGCTGCTGCCTGACTGGCTCAGCCTGCACCACATCCGCACTGACACCTACCTCAAGCTGGACAAGGCTGCCGACCTTGCGGGCCTCACTGTGAGACTGGCCCGACTGGCCCGCACCGAGGAGGGGCTGTGA